The proteins below come from a single Anaerobaca lacustris genomic window:
- a CDS encoding transcription termination/antitermination NusG family protein: MLKIHENPPVLWPPAESIRTFEGLWWVVHTKSRNEKVLAHDLMAKNISYFLPMTLKVSRRSHRTFKSLLPLFTGYVFFCGNENDRVELLKTNRVVHLLEVPDQDGLLSELGRIERAISAGAPLVPHKYIEKGQWCRVIAGPLLGLEGIVVQSRGDTRLVLQIDMLGQAASVEIDIDMIEPVEERRAQPPA; encoded by the coding sequence GTGCTCAAGATACATGAAAACCCGCCCGTGCTCTGGCCCCCGGCCGAGTCCATTCGGACGTTCGAGGGCCTGTGGTGGGTGGTACACACCAAGAGTCGCAACGAGAAGGTCCTGGCCCACGACCTGATGGCCAAGAACATCAGCTATTTCCTGCCGATGACGCTGAAAGTCAGCCGGCGCAGCCACCGCACGTTCAAATCGCTGCTGCCGCTGTTCACGGGCTATGTGTTCTTCTGCGGCAACGAAAACGACCGGGTCGAGCTGCTCAAAACCAACCGCGTGGTCCATCTGCTCGAGGTTCCCGACCAGGATGGCCTTCTGAGCGAGTTGGGCAGGATCGAACGGGCGATCAGCGCCGGGGCGCCTTTGGTCCCCCACAAGTATATCGAGAAAGGCCAGTGGTGCCGCGTGATCGCCGGTCCGCTTCTCGGACTTGAAGGGATCGTCGTGCAGAGCCGAGGCGACACCCGGCTGGTGCTGCAGATCGACATGTTGGGCCAGGCCGCAAGCGTCGAGATCGACATCGACATGATCGAGCCAGTGGAGGAACGCCGGGCCCAGCCGCCCGCATGA
- a CDS encoding ATP-grasp domain-containing protein: MAKTEKRPDEAVLFTCIGRRVSLLEAFREAARRLRLGVRFCGTDVTALAPALHRCDEAFLVEPTTHPRYTARLLSIVEDHRVRLVVPTTDLDLRVLARQRFRFEKLGCRVLISDPDVVDICRDKRQTSRFLRQHGFDGPRTLTVRSALAADREGQLTWPCLLKPSDGSAAKGQVLVRSRKELLFFAKRAPNAICQEWLEATEYTCDVYVDFERRVRCVVPRRRIEVRSGEVSKAQVVKDPRIMEVAADLVRKLGAGPGVITVQLFVTKEDIVKVIEVNPRFGGGAPLAIEAGADFPRWILQELAGKRPRIAFDGFQDRLIMLRYDSEVWLVESAR, from the coding sequence ATGGCAAAGACCGAGAAACGTCCGGATGAGGCGGTGCTGTTCACGTGCATTGGCCGCCGTGTGTCGCTGCTGGAGGCCTTTCGCGAGGCCGCCCGGCGTCTGAGGCTGGGCGTTCGCTTCTGCGGAACCGATGTCACGGCTCTGGCCCCGGCGCTGCATCGTTGCGATGAGGCCTTTCTGGTCGAGCCGACCACGCATCCCCGGTATACCGCCCGGCTCCTGTCGATCGTCGAGGACCATCGCGTCCGATTGGTCGTCCCGACAACCGACCTCGACCTGAGGGTGCTCGCCCGGCAGCGATTCCGATTCGAGAAGCTTGGCTGCCGGGTGCTGATCAGCGATCCCGACGTCGTCGATATCTGCCGGGACAAGAGGCAGACCAGCCGCTTCCTGAGACAACACGGCTTCGACGGCCCGCGCACCCTGACGGTACGCAGCGCCCTGGCGGCTGACCGAGAGGGACAGCTCACGTGGCCTTGCCTGCTGAAGCCCTCCGACGGCAGCGCCGCCAAGGGACAGGTCCTCGTGCGCAGCCGCAAGGAGCTGCTGTTCTTCGCCAAGCGGGCGCCAAACGCGATCTGCCAGGAATGGCTGGAGGCGACCGAATACACCTGCGACGTCTACGTCGATTTCGAGAGGCGCGTGCGATGTGTCGTCCCTCGCCGGCGGATCGAGGTGCGTAGCGGCGAGGTCAGCAAGGCCCAGGTGGTCAAGGACCCCCGCATCATGGAAGTGGCGGCCGATCTCGTTCGGAAACTCGGCGCCGGTCCCGGCGTCATTACGGTCCAGTTGTTCGTGACGAAGGAGGACATCGTCAAGGTCATCGAGGTCAATCCGCGTTTCGGCGGGGGCGCGCCGCTGGCCATCGAGGCCGGGGCCGACTTCCCCAGGTGGATTCTCCAGGAGCTTGCGGGCAAGCGACCTCGCATCGCCTTCGACGGCTTTCAGGACAGGCTCATCATGCTGCGCTACGACAGCGAAGTCTGGCTCGTCGAATCCGCCCGCTGA
- a CDS encoding type I phosphomannose isomerase catalytic subunit produces the protein MKCKPIFKERIWGGQGLETAFGKALPPGKKIGESWELADLPQGKTTIANGPFQGRILADIVRDHPEEITGVGDFPKPFPLLIKLLDAREVLSVQVHPDPQTCRRMGRGEPKTECWYIIDAEPGAVIYKGFKEPITRERFVRAVEDGTTADLLAKVPVEPGQCHFLPAGTAHAIGGGLLIAEIQTPSDTTYRVYDWDRLDDAGNPRQLHIEEALESIHFDVTADRLPVATIGRLVDCEHFKVDKGHRIRGAELLLARGQMRTILALSGSGTIESAQADPVDFAAGDCLVVPAAYDGAVTFGADTEYLKVTL, from the coding sequence ATGAAATGCAAACCGATCTTCAAGGAGCGGATCTGGGGCGGCCAGGGCCTTGAGACCGCCTTCGGCAAGGCCCTTCCGCCGGGCAAGAAGATCGGAGAGAGCTGGGAGCTGGCCGACCTGCCGCAGGGCAAAACAACCATCGCCAACGGGCCGTTTCAGGGCCGCATCCTTGCCGACATCGTGCGCGACCATCCCGAAGAGATTACAGGCGTCGGGGACTTCCCGAAGCCGTTTCCCCTGCTGATCAAGCTGCTCGACGCACGGGAGGTGCTGAGCGTCCAGGTACATCCCGATCCGCAGACTTGCCGGCGGATGGGCCGGGGCGAGCCCAAGACCGAATGCTGGTACATCATCGACGCCGAGCCGGGGGCGGTCATCTACAAGGGCTTCAAGGAGCCGATCACTCGGGAGCGGTTCGTCCGGGCGGTCGAGGACGGCACCACGGCCGACCTGCTGGCGAAGGTCCCCGTCGAGCCGGGCCAATGCCATTTCCTGCCGGCCGGCACCGCCCACGCTATCGGTGGCGGACTGCTGATCGCCGAGATCCAGACCCCCTCGGACACGACCTATCGTGTCTACGACTGGGACCGCCTCGACGACGCCGGCAACCCGCGACAGCTTCACATCGAAGAGGCCCTGGAGAGCATTCACTTCGATGTCACCGCCGACCGGCTGCCGGTCGCCACAATCGGACGCCTCGTGGACTGCGAGCACTTCAAAGTCGACAAGGGCCATCGAATCAGAGGGGCCGAACTGCTGCTGGCGCGCGGGCAGATGCGAACGATTCTCGCTCTATCAGGCAGTGGAACGATTGAGTCGGCCCAGGCCGATCCGGTGGACTTCGCCGCAGGCGATTGCCTGGTGGTCCCTGCGGCCTACGACGGGGCCGTCACGTTCGGCGCCGACACCGAATACCTAAAGGTCACGTTGTAG
- a CDS encoding N-acetylmuramoyl-L-alanine amidase family protein translates to MKTRTKIPIVAALLALVAVGCQGPQTTPPAVVARDHTISVEELARQLGLRLDDRDDTFVVLRDAANTVLIFTHSDGRFFVNGKPIGSVGTVRRASGTVYVSESLVAQIKSHLGTAVAPARPLPRPARGVVVIDPGHGGRDPGAIAVTGIHEKIVNYDVAQKVAAILRRRGIEVVLTRQGDVFIELEARAEIANRRNADLFVSLHADSAPSPSAQGFTVYVAEGASADSQRAARNIARAMATTGLENRGVRPASYRVLVLNRRPAVLVEMGYLSNRQEALRLQDSAFQDRLAAAIATGILDYLQ, encoded by the coding sequence ATGAAGACAAGGACGAAGATACCAATCGTTGCAGCCCTTCTGGCCCTGGTGGCCGTCGGCTGCCAGGGCCCGCAAACCACCCCACCGGCCGTCGTCGCCAGAGATCACACAATCAGCGTCGAGGAGCTGGCCCGGCAACTGGGCCTGCGGCTCGACGATCGCGACGACACCTTCGTCGTCCTGCGGGACGCGGCCAACACCGTCCTGATCTTCACGCACAGCGACGGACGGTTCTTCGTCAACGGCAAACCCATCGGCTCGGTGGGGACGGTCCGCAGGGCGTCCGGGACGGTCTACGTCTCCGAATCGCTCGTGGCGCAGATCAAGTCACACCTGGGCACAGCCGTCGCCCCGGCCCGCCCGCTGCCACGCCCGGCGCGCGGCGTCGTCGTGATCGATCCCGGCCACGGAGGCCGGGACCCCGGCGCCATCGCGGTCACGGGAATCCACGAGAAGATCGTCAACTACGACGTCGCACAGAAGGTCGCCGCCATTCTGCGGCGCAGGGGCATCGAAGTCGTGTTGACCAGGCAGGGAGACGTATTCATCGAGTTGGAGGCGCGGGCCGAGATCGCCAACCGACGCAACGCCGACCTGTTCGTAAGCCTCCACGCCGACTCGGCCCCCAGCCCGTCGGCCCAGGGTTTTACCGTGTACGTTGCCGAAGGGGCGTCGGCCGACTCTCAGCGTGCGGCCCGGAACATCGCCCGCGCCATGGCGACGACCGGCCTGGAGAATCGGGGCGTCCGGCCAGCGAGCTACCGCGTCCTTGTGCTGAACCGCAGACCGGCGGTGCTGGTGGAGATGGGGTATCTGTCCAACCGCCAGGAGGCCCTGCGGCTGCAAGACAGCGCCTTCCAGGACCGGCTGGCCGCGGCGATCGCCACAGGGATTCTCGATTACCTGCAATAG
- a CDS encoding dockerin type I domain-containing protein: MRLVIVVGAILTFLSCSMPAQAQCPLDHFIIGCNHDGIEGTEDDWKLFVDSSQKYRNSGQVEYAEWFYPLRESIFSTYGYRIGEPGFDAFQRTNANAPHTYDPNRALAGEGDLDYRVIVECVDLSDGLRAVHREYPQFTIAGAGDGFDHSSIHALRGDGHIHLSYQAVDGESLHWITYRLHDELGLYEPSEPFTIVFNVEPLAGDLVVDGVVDLADLAALSQYWLRPDSSRHNDYWERADTNRDGVVDLVDFAHLARNWRVVATP, translated from the coding sequence ATGAGACTCGTCATTGTGGTGGGCGCTATATTGACCTTCTTGTCGTGCAGCATGCCGGCCCAGGCGCAGTGCCCTCTCGACCATTTCATCATCGGCTGCAACCACGACGGCATCGAGGGCACCGAAGACGACTGGAAGCTGTTCGTGGACAGTTCGCAGAAGTATCGCAACAGCGGCCAAGTCGAATACGCCGAGTGGTTCTACCCCCTGCGAGAAAGCATCTTTTCAACCTACGGCTACCGGATCGGCGAGCCGGGCTTCGACGCCTTCCAGCGCACCAATGCGAATGCCCCACACACCTACGACCCCAATCGCGCGCTGGCCGGTGAGGGCGACCTCGACTATCGCGTGATCGTGGAATGCGTCGACCTCTCGGACGGGCTGCGGGCCGTGCACAGGGAGTATCCCCAGTTCACCATCGCCGGCGCGGGCGACGGTTTCGACCACAGCTCCATTCACGCTCTTCGCGGCGACGGTCACATACACCTGTCGTATCAGGCCGTCGACGGCGAGAGCCTCCACTGGATCACCTATCGGCTTCACGACGAACTGGGGCTGTATGAGCCCTCGGAACCGTTCACCATCGTCTTCAATGTCGAACCTCTCGCCGGCGATCTCGTCGTGGACGGCGTCGTCGACCTCGCCGATCTGGCGGCACTGTCGCAGTATTGGCTGCGGCCGGACAGTTCGCGACACAACGACTACTGGGAACGCGCCGACACGAATCGTGACGGCGTCGTGGACCTGGTCGATTTCGCCCACCTGGCCCGGAACTGGCGAGTCGTCGCAACCCCGTGA
- a CDS encoding prepilin-type N-terminal cleavage/methylation domain-containing protein, with protein MRRESSPDRLTYKGIGGVRGHPRSGSFARLAFTLIELLVVVAIIAMLMGILLPSLSRAREQARKIACLSNLRQMGVALQAYLIDSEYRLPPSSCRCKDPNDHWLRVLTGYTREPLLVRCPSDRSKEFVDWARPLSEQRQARYSSFAVNALLDPVHFRYGPNSNRYNNVNNIRRPMYTIWISEAPETDSFNLADHIHPDLWEGSIEYARQSIAWNRHRGTSNYLFADGHAEGLPFERTYAWPGDCYWYPEAAPKWPENP; from the coding sequence ATGCGAAGGGAATCATCGCCAGACAGACTAACGTACAAAGGGATTGGGGGTGTCCGCGGACACCCCCGGTCCGGTTCTTTCGCCAGACTCGCGTTCACGCTGATTGAGTTGCTGGTGGTCGTCGCGATCATCGCCATGCTGATGGGCATTCTGCTGCCGTCGCTGAGCCGGGCCCGCGAACAGGCGCGGAAGATCGCCTGCCTGAGCAACCTGCGTCAGATGGGCGTCGCGCTCCAGGCGTATTTGATCGACTCGGAATACCGACTGCCGCCGAGTTCGTGCCGGTGCAAAGACCCGAACGACCACTGGCTGCGCGTTCTGACCGGCTATACGCGCGAGCCGCTGCTGGTCCGCTGCCCGAGCGACCGGAGCAAAGAGTTCGTTGACTGGGCCCGGCCGCTCAGCGAACAGCGCCAAGCGCGGTATTCGAGCTTCGCCGTCAACGCCCTGCTCGATCCTGTCCACTTCCGCTATGGGCCAAACAGCAACCGGTACAACAACGTCAACAACATCCGCCGGCCCATGTATACCATCTGGATCAGCGAGGCGCCGGAAACCGACAGCTTCAACCTGGCCGACCATATCCATCCGGATCTGTGGGAGGGATCGATCGAATACGCCCGGCAGTCGATCGCCTGGAACCGGCATAGAGGAACGTCGAATTATCTGTTTGCCGATGGGCACGCCGAAGGCCTGCCGTTCGAGCGGACCTACGCCTGGCCCGGCGACTGCTACTGGTATCCCGAGGCGGCGCCGAAATGGCCGGAGAATCCATAA
- a CDS encoding DUF2946 family protein: MRSPLRHAVLLSAAGCFLAMTSGFVLYLHLHVAHHGDHPCDHDPLQHDSEHCSFCQQLLVSMKDFSPSMEPAHIETDQAGQTVEVQLGAPRPQISVCGLQARAPPA; encoded by the coding sequence GTGAGGTCGCCTCTGCGACATGCCGTTCTGCTGTCCGCCGCCGGGTGCTTCCTGGCGATGACCTCGGGGTTCGTGCTCTACCTCCACCTGCATGTCGCTCACCACGGCGATCATCCGTGCGACCACGACCCGCTGCAACACGATTCCGAGCACTGTTCCTTCTGCCAGCAACTGCTCGTCTCCATGAAGGATTTCTCTCCCAGCATGGAGCCGGCGCACATCGAGACTGACCAAGCCGGGCAGACCGTCGAGGTCCAGCTCGGCGCGCCCCGACCGCAAATCAGCGTCTGTGGCCTCCAGGCCCGCGCGCCTCCCGCGTAA
- a CDS encoding Fur family transcriptional regulator, translating to MNASLDEKCRRMLKQASLYCTEARVAILKVLSQATRPLRQDQIAEQLTDRTRNKVTIYRTLESLIHAGLVHRAFMQQRAWHFEMAHHCTANQCHPHFTCLNCGQTHCLKEFSMPMAPKCYKGFVIQHQQVRLEGLCPACT from the coding sequence ATGAACGCCAGTCTCGACGAGAAGTGCCGACGGATGCTCAAACAGGCGAGCCTGTATTGCACTGAGGCGCGCGTGGCGATCTTGAAGGTCCTCTCGCAGGCGACCAGGCCGCTGCGGCAGGATCAGATCGCCGAACAGCTCACTGACAGGACGCGAAACAAAGTGACGATCTACCGAACGCTCGAGTCGCTCATCCATGCCGGACTGGTTCATCGCGCGTTCATGCAGCAGCGGGCCTGGCATTTCGAGATGGCCCATCATTGCACCGCCAACCAGTGCCACCCGCATTTCACGTGCCTGAACTGCGGACAGACCCACTGCCTCAAGGAGTTCTCAATGCCCATGGCGCCGAAGTGCTACAAGGGCTTCGTGATTCAACACCAACAGGTGCGTCTCGAAGGGCTTTGCCCTGCCTGCACATAG